One Alligator mississippiensis isolate rAllMis1 chromosome 1, rAllMis1, whole genome shotgun sequence genomic window carries:
- the MSGN1 gene encoding mesogenin-1, which produces MDKVHETLMHMEDGLGSDSSVFLSSWDWKNNSGTFELNHVSSPHSLSPSPSFESYSSSPCPAVIETSYNTSGSGSLIGYSLMDFPSTCLQSAGQAKAQKSTKVRMSAQRRRKASEREKLRMRTLADALHTLRNYLPPVYSQRGQPLTKIQTLKYTIKYISELTDLLNSVKGA; this is translated from the coding sequence ATGGACAAAGTGCATGAGACTTTGATGCATATGGAAGATGGCTTGGGCTCTGATAgttctgtctttctctcttcctGGGACTGGAAGAACAATTCAGGGACTTTTGAGCTGAACCATGTTTCATCCCCTCACAGCTTATCTCCATCTCCTTCGTTTGAATCCTACTCTTCCTCCCCTTGCCCAGCTGTGATTGAAACATCTTATAACaccagcggcagtggcagcctgatCGGATACAGCCTGATGGATTTTCCTTCCACATGCTTACAGAGCGCTGGGCAGGCGAAGGCTCAGAAGAGCACCAAGGTCAGAATGTCAGCCCAACGCAGAAGGAAAGCCAGTGAGAGGGAGAAGCTCAGGATGAGGACCCTGGCGGATGCTTTACACACCCTACGCAATTACCTGCCTCCTGTGTACAGCCAACGAGGCCAGCCTCTCACCAAAATACAGACACTTAAATACACTATCAAGTATATCAGCGAACTCACAGATCTGCTGAACAGTGTCAAAGGGGCATAA